From Brassica oleracea var. oleracea cultivar TO1000 chromosome C3, BOL, whole genome shotgun sequence, a single genomic window includes:
- the LOC106330780 gene encoding mitogen-activated protein kinase kinase kinase ANP1: MKRSMSDSKESSRYGRCDDDDNSYDSDGPHKKPKTEDDAVSSTKTSPFRERDLWVLTSFIGKGSYGSVHLAVRTTEGEEESLPEEMAIKTTEFSQASRLKNEAEFLNRLEDNPYIVSYYGNVTTHDKKTKKMVYNTILEYCHGQCLAKHIKLHKGIGLAEDNVKIFAMSILIGLKHIHEKKIIHCDIKPKNILLAAGEHHGFVAKISGFGKAMEKGSSEYGDGWGHVRGTTRFMSPELIGDKVVDYGADVWAFGCTVLEMLTGERVWAEHGELCCWEEWITLIGESDLVPYVPDSLSDEAKDFLSKCFKKDPSRRWTVDSLMNHPFVRWNNEYPEEEEEEEEEEIFEEEEEEENEIFEEEEEEEEAIEIEEEYPKEESEEEEQK; this comes from the coding sequence ATGAAGAGATCCATGTCTGATTCTAAAGAAAGCAGTCGATATGGTCGATGTGACGACGACGACAACAGCTACGACTCCGACGGTCCTCACAAGAAGCCTAAAACAGAGGACGATGCTGTTTCCTCGACCAAGACGAGCCCTTTTCGAGAAAGAGATTTGTGGGTGTTGACTAGTTTTATTGGAAAAGGCTCATATGGCTCTGTTCACTTAGCCGTGAGAACGACCGAGGGAGAAGAAGAATCACTTCCTGAAGAGATGGCAATCAAAACGACTGAGTTCTCACAGGCTTCACGGCTCAAGAACGAGGCTGAGTTCTTAAACCGTCTTGAAGATAACCCATACATTGTCTCCTACTATGGCAACGTGACCACACATGACAAGAAAACCAAGAAGATGGTGTACAACACCATTCTCGAGTACTGTCACGGTCAATGCCTCGCGAAACACATCAAACTCCACAAAGGAATAGGGTTGGCGGAAGATAATGTGAAGATATTCGCTATGAGTATCTTGATTGGTCTCAAGCATATCCATGAAAAGAAGATAATCCACTGCGACATCAAACCGAAGAACATTTTACTCGCCGCAGGGGAGCATCATGGGTTTGTGGCTAAGATCTCTGGTTTCGGGAAAGCCATGGAGAAAGGGTCGAGCGAGTACGGTGATGGATGGGGTCACGTGAGAGGCACAACACGGTTTATGTCGCCGGAGCTTATAGGGGACAAAGTTGTGGACTATGGTGCGGATGTTTGGGCCTTTGGGTGCACGGTTCTTGAGATGTTGACAGGGGAACGTGTTTGGGCAGAGCATGGTGAGTTGTGTTGTTGGGAAGAATGGATTACTCTCATTGGTGAAAGCGATTTGGTTCCATATGTTCCTGATTCTTTGTCTGACGAAGCAAAGGACTTTCTGTCAAAGTGTTTTAAGAAAGATCCTTCCCGAAGGTGGACTGTTGACAGCTTGATGAACCATCCTTTTGTTAGGTGGAATAACGAATACCCTGAAGAGGAGGAGGAAGAAGAAGAAGAAGAAATATTTGAAGAAGAAGAGGAAGAAGAAAACGAAATATTTGAAGAAGAAGAAGAAGAAGAAGAAGCGATTGAAATAGAAGAAGAATACCCTAAAGAGGAGTCGGAAGAAGAAGAACAAAAATAG
- the LOC106330781 gene encoding uncharacterized protein LOC106330781, whose translation MFKERSVDILAYYGNRFSIKNLPCFITLSFQHIIHDDRLMQILAIKVIFHHRFSIREVIRRELEHVTIKGNGGLHLHFFKDNGNLALIQAVDIFFERFIMEASANIEVETRGKRSIGWQWPLVALVVVFLAVAANSKIGFILSDPYSLSFDIRYFMGSHKNEKLKVPPEEIRKLRNSPPSSYSVKFESFATMMDLVKDGYYESRPYTVGEFNWTFLIYPRGGDKDYTYTSYVSLYARIDDSNIIDSQVLYAEINFFVYNYIHKAYYYYQDLEPIMFHSFETKRGVKQFLPTAWFTAPWAPYGYISEGGECVFGIDVFVAPPFNKWENFSYDENISNPIFNWNITYVSTIHIDPYTSEPFSSGGRNWVLKVYPNGYGIGTGNSLSLYLLSESNGNDYVRAKLRVLNQYSSNHVEKQVEGWSNVAENGWGFDKFISLSDLEDRTKIFVVNDLLKVEVTIMAFSKTNSI comes from the exons ATGTTCAAAGAGAGATCGGTCGACATACTTGCGTATTACGGAAACCGCTTTTCTATTAAGAATCTCCCTTGCTTTATCACCCTTTCCTTTCAGCATATCATTCATGATGATAGGCTCATGCAAATCCTTGCTATAAAGGTGATCTTCCATCATCGGTTTTCAATAAGAGAAGTTATCCGTCGTGAGCTTGAACATGTCACCATCAAAGGTAACGGTGGCCTCCATCTTCACTTCTTCAAAGATAACGGTAACCTTGCTCTGATACAAGCTGTTGATATTTTCTTCGAGAG ATTTATCATGGAAGCAAGTGCAAACATAGAAGTAGAGACGAGAGGGAAGAGATCAATTGGATGGCAATGGCCTTTGGTAGCTTTGGTTGTCGTGTTCTTGGCAGTGGCTGCGAATTCCAAAATAGGCTTCATTCTTAGTGATCCCTATTCTTTAAGTTTCGACATCAG ATACTTCATG GGGTCACATAAAAACGAGAAGCTCAAGGTACCACCAGAAGAGATTAGGAAATTACGAAACAGTCCTCCATCATCTTATAGCGTCAAGTTCGAGTCTTTCGCAACCATGATGGATCTAGTCAAGGATGGATACTACGAGTCCCGTCCTTACACCGTTGGTGAATTTAATTG GACGTTCCTAATCTACCCAAGGGGTGGGGATAAAGACTACACATATACCTCATATGTTTCTCTTTATGCAAGAATCGATGACTCCAACATTATCGACTCACAAGTCTTGTATGCGGAGATAAATTTTTTCGTCTACAATTATATACACAAGGCGTATTATTACTACCAAG ACCTTGAACCGATCATGTTTCATTCGTTCGAGACAAAACGGGGAGTGAAACAGTTTCTACCGACAGCGTGGTTCACGGCACCATGGGCACCATATGGATACATTTCGGAGGGCGGTGAATGTGTGTTTGGAATAGACGTCTTCGTTGCTCCACCTTTTAACAAATGGGAAAACTTCTCCTATGATGAAAATATCAGCAATCCCATTTTTAATTGGAACATCACATATGTCTCTACCATTCATATCGACCCTTACACATCCGAACCGTTCTCTTCCGGAGGCAGAAACTG GGTATTGAAGGTGTATCCAAATGGATATGGTATTGGAACGGGTAATTCTTTGTCACTCTACTTGTTGAGTGAGTCTAATGGAAATGATTATGTTCGAGCTAAGCTACGAGTTTTGAATCAGTATTCATCCAATCATGTGGAGAAACAAG TTGAGGGATGGTCTAATGTAGCAGAAAATGGATGGGGTTTCGATAAGTTTATATCTCTTTCCGATCTTGAAGATAGAACCAAAATTTTCGTTGTGAATGATTTGCTCAAAGTTGAAGTCACGATCATGGCCTTCTCTAAAACAAACTCCATCTAA
- the LOC106335579 gene encoding E3 UFM1-protein ligase 1 homolog: MDEELLELQRQFEFAQQVKSSVRLSDRNVVELVQKLQELRVIDFDLLHTVTGKEYITQEQLKNEIATEICKLGRVSVIDLADTIGVDLYHVEKQAQDVVLNDPGLMLVQGEIISQSYWDSIAEEINERLQECSQISVAELAGQLQVGSELVQSVLEPRLGTLVKARLEGGQLYTPAYVARVTAMVRGASRGIFVPSNLSALWAPLQQLVQEMNGSSGVAVENAFFQSIFNRLLKEEEMLGSLRAGTHWTPSVFAVAQKECVDSFFSQNSYIPYETMQKLGISQAVQFLQSRYPDGKPLSAVFIHSSMIEMLDSTTEDAIEQNSWIDSLSVLPASFTSQDANKILLLCPSVQSALKAEKALILAESYVISSGFIKGVYDQIEKEAEAFSIQASTASLIDHPSKSSESQESIPANTDKGSKKKKGKSASMKTATVETVPDDEEEARPKSKRNQKKGRDSSSSQKLDAKAGGKKESVKAQEGNNFIPPDGWVMKKIVDSMPEFEDEGMENPDSILKHLADLMRPMLINSLKERRKKIFTENADRMKRLMDDLQKKLDESFLNMQLYEKALELFEDDQSTSAVLHRHLLRTTAATIADTLLHDLDIHNKLKNGIEVGDSKAQDPVLLESSERMALAKNLNGSLSRKALALVEALEGKRVDAFMTTFRDLAEESGLVLKKLDKKLERTLLHAYRKDLISQVSTESDPVALLAKVVSLLYIKAHNKALQAPGRAIAAAISHLKDKLDESAYKTLTDYQTATVTLLALMSASTGEEHDCSADRILSKRELLESQMPVLRSLVLGDSQPQQS; this comes from the exons ATGGATGAAGAGTTGTTGGAATTGCAGCGACAGTTCGAGTTCGCTCAGCAGGTGAAGTCAAGCGTCAGATTATCCGATCGAAACGTCGTCGAATTGGTTCAGAAGCTTCAGGAGCTTCGCGTCATCGACTTCGATCTCCTCCACACCGTCACCGGAAAAGAATACATCACTCAG GAGCAATTGAAGAATGAAATCGCCACCGAGATCTGTAAACTGGGCCGTGTCTCCGTCATCGATCTGGCGGATACGATCGGGGTTGATTTGTATCATGTGGAGAAGCAAGCACAGGATGTAGTCTTGAATGATCCAGGGCTAATGCTTGTCCAGGGAGAGATCATATCACAAAGCTATTGGGACTCAATTGCAGAAGAGATCAACGAGAGGCTCCAGGAATGCAGCCAAATCTCTGTGGCTGAACTTGCTGGTCAGTTACAGGTTGGCTCTGAGTTGGTGCAATCCGTTTTAGAGCCTCGCCTTGGAACTTTG GTGAAAGCAAGGCTAGAAGGTGGACAGTTATATACGCCTGCTTATGTAGCACGTGTTACCGCTATGGTTCGAGGTGCTTCCAGGGGTATCTTTGTTCCTTCCAATTTGTCTGCTTTGTGGGCGCCGTTACAACAGTTGGTGCAAGAAATGAATGGATCTAGTGGAGTCGCTGTTGAGAATGCGTTTTTTCAGTCTATATTTAACCGTCTGCTGAAGGAAGAAGAGATGCTTGGTTCACTACGTGCTGGCACCCATTGGACTCCTTCT GTTTTTGCAGTTGCTCAAAAGGAATGCGTAGACTCTTTCTTCTCACAG AATTCTTATATTCCCTATGAGACCATGCAGAAGCTTGGGATTTCTCAAGCCGTGCAGTTCTTACAG TCTAGATATCCAGATGGTAAACCTTTATCTGCAGTATTTATTCATTCTTCGATGATTGAGATGCTGGACTCTACAACCGAGGATGCTATTGAACAAAACAGCTG GATCGATTCCCTCTCTGTATTGCCTGCGTCATTCACATCACAGGATGCAAACAAGATTCTGCTTCTTTGTCCCTCCGTCCAATCAGCTCTCAAG GCTGAGAAAGCACTTATCCTGGCTGAATCCTATGTCATAAGCAGTGGGTTCATAAAG GGCGTATATGATCAAATTGAGAAAGAGGCAGAAGCTTTTAGCATCCAAGCTTCTACTGCTAGTCTGATAGATCATCCAAGCAAATCTTCGGAGTCGCAAGAAAGCATACCTGCTAATACAGATAAAGGATCAAAGAAGAAGAAAGGCAAGTCTGCCAGCATGAAGACAGCAACCGTAGAAACTGTTCCAGATGATGAAGAGGAAGCCCGTCCTAAATCTAAGAGAAACCAGAAGAAAGGCAGGGATTCATCCTCGTCACAGAAGTTGGATGCGAAAGCAGGAGGCAAGAAAGAGTCCGTTAAGGCGCAAGAAGGTAATAACTTTATCCCCCCAGACGGATGGGTGATGAAAAAGATCGTCGACTCTATGCCTGAGTTTGAAGATGAAG GTATGGAGAACCCAGATTCAATTCTCAAGCATTTAGCTGATCTTATGAGACCGATGCTCATTAACTCATTAAAGGAGAGAAGAAAGAAAATCTTCACAGAAAATGCAGATAGAATGAAACGCTTGATGGATGATCTTCAGAAAAAGCTTGATGAG TCGTTTCTAAATATGCAGCTGTACGAAAAAGCGCTAGAGCTATTTGAAGATGACCAATCGACTTCA GCTGTTTTACATAGGCATCTGCTGAGAACAACAGCAGCTACAATTGCTGATACACTACTTCATGACTTG GACATCCACAACAAGTTGAAGAATGGTATTGAGGTTGGAGATTCCAAAGCTCAAGATCCAGTTTTGCTGGAGTCTTCCGAAAGAATGGCCCTT GCTAAAAATCTCAACGGTTCACTCTCGAGAAAGGCCCTTGCATTAGTTGAGGCCTTGGAAGGGAAG CGTGTAGACGCATTCATGACCACCTTCAGAGACCTGGCAGAGGAAAG TGGATTGGTCTTGAAAAAGCTTGACAAGAAACTGGAAAGAACTCTCCTACATGCATATCGCAAG GATTTGATATCTCAAGTTTCTACCGAATCAGACCCTGTTGCACTTCTCGCCAAAGTTGTCTCTCTCCTCTATATTAAG GCGCACAATAAAGCTTTACAAGCCCCAGGTAGAGCTATTGCTGCAGCTATTTCACACTTGAAG GATAAACTTGATGAATCTGCGTACAAAACTTTGACCGATTACCAAACAGCAACTGTAACTCTTCTTGCTCTGATGTCGGCTTCAACCGGAGAG GAACATGATTGCTCAGCGGACAGAATCCTCAGCAAAAGGGAGCTCCTCGAGAGTCAAATGCCTGTCCTTAGATCCCTTGTCCTGGGAGACTCACAACCACAACAATCTTAG
- the LOC106328400 gene encoding nudix hydrolase 9 produces the protein MAKIAEGSRYQLLLSCPYGLSLSQVSVDFSKSHDRIQHPDHDLEDSIAQAWEQRTQGNSSLFNGQKFRFGSFCLDGDAGTSELPHVCLRLGLTDYRTFVGTNLSSQWEQFLVTSQDDCVRCRHTSSPLGNAAVIETSDQKIIVLRRSDNVGEFPGHYVFPGGHPEPMSVGIDSHQLEKDGDALNKKVTQEMFDSITREVVEETGIPASSLSTPLFIGISRRELNVRPAMFFFIKCSHHSDDIPRLYSSAEDAFESTQLHTVSLEELKTMTSRMPGCHHGGFALYELLLQRLKSTNETPLTST, from the exons ATGGCGAAAATAGCAGAAGGGTCAAGATACCAGCTTCTCCTCTCATGTCCTTATGGCCTCTCTCTATCTCAG GTGTCGGTGGATTTCTCGAAATCTCATGATCGGATTCAACATCCAGATCACGATCTTGAAGATTCTATTGCACAG GCTTGGGAGCAGAGAACACAGGGCAATTCGTCATTGTTCAATGGACAAAAATTCAGA TTTGGATCATTTTGTTTAGATGGTGATGCTGGTACCAGCGAACTCCCACACGTCTGCCTTCGCCTTGGCCTGACTGATTACAG GACTTTTGTAGGAACGAATTTGAGCTCTCAGTGGGAGCAGTTCCTTGTTACATCACAAG ATGACTGTGTAAGATGTCGACATACATCAAGTCCATTGGGTAATGCTGCGGTTATCGAGACTTCTGACCAGAAGATTATTGTGCTACGCCGGAGTGATAATGTCGGGGAATTTCCAGGTCACTACGTGTTTCCTGGTGGCCATCCAGAG CCGATGTCAGTAGGAATTGATTCTCATCAGCTTGAAAAAGATGGAGATGCTTTAAACAAGAAGGTGACTCAAGAAATGTTTGACAGCATTACTCGTGAAGTTGTGGAAGAAACTGGAATACCAGCATCATCTCTT AGCACTCCTCTCTTTATTGGAATATCTCGGAGGGAGTTGAATGTGAGGCCAGCTATGTTTTTCTTCATCAAGTGTAGTCACCATTCAGATGACATTCCGAGACTATATTCTAGTGCTGAAGATGCGTTTGAGTCAACACAGCTCCACACTGTCTCTTTG GAGGAGCTGAAGACAATGACATCAAGAATGCCAGGTTGCCACCATGGTGGCTTTGCGCTCTACGAACTGTTGCTTCAACGTCTCAAGAGCACTAATGAAACGCCTTTAACATCGACCTAA
- the LOC106328401 gene encoding exosome complex exonuclease RRP46 homolog, which produces MEIDREDGRTPNQLRPLACSRNILHRPHGSASWSQGDTKVLAAVYGPKPGTRKNENPEKACFEVIWKPKSGQIGKAEKEFEMILKKTIQSICVLTVNPNTTTSVIIQVVHDDGSLLPCAINAACAALVDAGIPMKHLAVAICCCLADSGYVVLDPNKLEEKKMTAFAYLVFPNTTLSVLPEVEGEPVEHGIITSVTHGVMSVDDYFLCVENGRAATASLSAFFRKNFQQSQGASSKAG; this is translated from the exons ATGGAGATTGACAGAGAAGATGGGAGAACGCCGAATCAGCTGAGACCCCTTGCTTGTTCCCGTAACATCCTTCATCGTCCTCATGGCTCTGCTAGCTGGTCCCAAG GGGATACAAAAGTTCTAGCTGCAGTTTATGGACCTAAACCTGGAACGAGGAAGAACGAGAACCCTGAGAAGGCTTGCTTTGAAGTCATTTGGAAGCCTAAATCCGGGCAGATTG GAAAAGCCGAAAAGGAGTTTGAGATGATACTGAAAAAGACGATACAGAGTATTTGTGTCCTGACCGTGAATCCAAATACCACCACCTCCGTCATCATTCAG GTTGTACATGATGATGGTTCT CTTCTACCGTGTGCCATAAACGCAGCATGTGCAGCTCTTGTAGATGCTGGAATACCAATGAAGCATCTCGCTG TTGCTATATGTTGTTGCCTGGCTGATAGTGGATATGTCGTACTCGACCCAAACAAGCTTGAAGAAAAG AAAATGACGGCTTTTGCTTATTTAGTCTTTCCAAATACAACTCTCTCTGTTCTTCCGGAAGTGGAAGGCGAGCCAGTAGAGCATGGTATTATTACATCAGTTACGCATGGAGTAATGTCAG TGGACGACTACTTCCTGTGTGTAGAGAACGGTCGTGCTGCTACGGCTAGTTTGTCTGCATTTTTTAGGAAGAACTTCCAACAAAGCCAAGGAGCTTCTTCCAAAGCTGGTTAG
- the LOC106335580 gene encoding 17.6 kDa class I heat shock protein 3, with the protein MSLIPSFFGGRRTNVFDPFSLDLYDPFEGFLTPSGMTNTTSKDVAAFTNAKVDWRETAEAHVFKADLPGLKKEEVKVEVEDGNILKISGERSSENEEKSDKWHRVERSSGKFMRRFKLPENAKVDEVKASMENGVLSVTVPKMPERKPEVKSIDISG; encoded by the coding sequence ATGTCTCTAATCCCAAGCTTTTTCGGTGGCCGAAGAACAAACGTGTTCGACCCATTCTCGCTAGACCTGTATGACCCGTTCGAAGGATTCTTAACGCCTTCAGGGATGACAAACACAACCTCCAAGGACGTGGCAGCGTTCACAAACGCGAAAGTGGACTGGAGGGAGACAGCAGAGGCGCACGTGTTCAAGGCGGACTTGCCGGGGCTGAAGAAGGAAGAAGTGAAGGTGGAGGTTGAAGATGGCAACATACTTAAGATAAGTGGAGAGAGAAGCAGCGAGAATGAAGAGAAGAGTGACAAGTGGCACCGTGTGGAGAGGTCAAGTGGGAAGTTCATGAGGAGGTTTAAATTGCCGGAGAACGCGAAGGTAGATGAAGTAAAAGCTAGTATGGAGAACGGTGTGTTGTCGGTCACGGTGCCTAAGATGCCTGAGAGGAAGCCTGAGGTCAAGTCTATTGACATCTCCGGCTAA